In Bacteroides cellulosilyticus, the genomic stretch AAAGGCTTGTAATTAAGAGTTAAATATTTCATATTATATAATAAACATTTCATGGGATTACTACAAGACAAATTGGCGAAATACGACCTGCCACAACAATATATGGCAATGGGCGTATACCCCTATTTCCGCACAATTGACAGCCATCAGGATACTGAGGTGTTGATGGATGGTAAAAAAGTCCTGATGTTCGGTTCGAATGCTTATACGGGACTGACTTACGATAAAAGAATAATAGAAGCCGCAAAAGCTGCCACAGATAAATACGGTACAGGTTGTGCAGGTTCCCGTTTATTAAATGGAACTCTTGATATACATGTAGAGTTGGAAAAAGAACTGGCTGAGTTTGTCGGAAAAGACGATGCACTCTGTTTTTCCACCGGATTTACTGTAAATGAGGGTGTCATTCCGCAATTGACGGGACGTAACGATTACATTATCTGTGACGACCGCGTGCACGCTTCCATCGTAGATGGTCGCCGCCTCTCCTTTTCTACTCAATTAAAGTACAAACATAACGATATGGCCGATCTGGAAAAAGAACTCCAGAAATGCGAGCCGGATGCTATCAAACTGATCGTGGTGGATAGTGTTTTCTCTATGGAAGGCGACCTTGCCAACCTCCCCGAAATCGTACGTTTGAAGAAAAAATACAATGCCAGCATCATGGTGGACGAAGCACACGGATTGGGTGTATTCGGAAAACAGGGACGCGGTGTTTGCGATCATTTCGGTGTGACGGATGATATCGACTTGATTATGGGTACGTTCAGCAAGTCACTGGCTTCTATCGGTGGTTTCGTTGCCGGAGATGCTTCGGTAATCAACTGGTTGCGCCACAATGCCCGTTCTTATATATTCCAGGCAAGTAACACGCCTGCAGCTACGGCTGCTGCCCGTGAAGCTCTTCACATCATTATGAACGAACCGGAACGTCAGCAACGTTTGTGGGACATCACCAACTATGCATTGAAGAAATTCCGTGATGCCGGTTTCGAAATCGGTGAAACTGAATCTCCTATCATTCCATTGTATGTGCGTGATGCGGAAAAGACATTTATCGTAACTAAGATGGCGTTTGATGAAGGCATCTTCATTAATCCGGTTATTCCGCCC encodes the following:
- the spt gene encoding serine palmitoyltransferase, giving the protein MGLLQDKLAKYDLPQQYMAMGVYPYFRTIDSHQDTEVLMDGKKVLMFGSNAYTGLTYDKRIIEAAKAATDKYGTGCAGSRLLNGTLDIHVELEKELAEFVGKDDALCFSTGFTVNEGVIPQLTGRNDYIICDDRVHASIVDGRRLSFSTQLKYKHNDMADLEKELQKCEPDAIKLIVVDSVFSMEGDLANLPEIVRLKKKYNASIMVDEAHGLGVFGKQGRGVCDHFGVTDDIDLIMGTFSKSLASIGGFVAGDASVINWLRHNARSYIFQASNTPAATAAAREALHIIMNEPERQQRLWDITNYALKKFRDAGFEIGETESPIIPLYVRDAEKTFIVTKMAFDEGIFINPVIPPACAPQDTLVRVALMATHTKEQVDYAVEKLTKCFRELGVIE